A stretch of Aerococcus urinaehominis DNA encodes these proteins:
- a CDS encoding glycosyltransferase family 4 protein has product MKRALIYASVASMIDLFNMENIKILQNLGYQVDVACNFDEGSITSDERVEEFKRELDDMGIIYYNIPIPRSISKLTQINKAYQLTRELTKNDYDIVHCHSPIGSVICRLAFRNDDCRMIYTAHGFHFFDGAPKKNWLLFYPIEKFCARYTDTLITINNEDYQRAKEDFKQAGEVVHINGIGIDTSKFSKKEISRDSLLKDYDITDSDFVITSVGQLSVRKNHEVIIKAIKQISNAKIKYLIIGEGELREYLENLINELDLTNQVFLLGYRGNVSEYLSLSDCYAFPSLQEGLPASLMEAMSIGLPCVVSDIRGNNDLIDDTLGGYMCDAKNAKCYTKSLESLIYRPTEAYQIGQYNIKKIKSFSIVVVNSEMKQIYYDNKDAF; this is encoded by the coding sequence ATGAAAAGAGCGCTAATTTATGCATCAGTTGCTTCCATGATTGATTTGTTCAATATGGAGAATATAAAGATACTTCAAAATTTAGGATATCAAGTTGATGTTGCTTGTAACTTTGATGAAGGCAGTATTACATCTGATGAACGTGTAGAAGAATTTAAGAGAGAATTAGATGATATGGGAATCATTTACTACAATATTCCTATTCCACGATCAATATCAAAATTAACTCAAATCAATAAGGCCTATCAGCTAACAAGGGAACTGACTAAAAACGATTATGATATTGTTCATTGCCATTCACCAATTGGCTCAGTGATATGTCGGCTCGCTTTTCGTAATGATGATTGTCGTATGATTTATACAGCCCACGGTTTCCATTTTTTTGACGGTGCACCTAAGAAGAATTGGTTGTTATTTTATCCAATTGAAAAATTTTGTGCGCGTTATACGGATACGTTGATTACTATAAATAATGAAGATTACCAACGCGCAAAGGAAGATTTTAAGCAAGCAGGCGAAGTGGTCCATATAAATGGAATTGGTATAGACACTAGTAAATTTTCGAAAAAAGAAATAAGTAGAGATAGTTTATTAAAAGATTATGATATTACAGATTCTGATTTTGTGATTACTAGTGTCGGGCAGTTATCAGTGCGCAAAAACCATGAAGTAATTATCAAGGCAATTAAACAGATTTCCAATGCTAAAATTAAATATCTGATCATTGGCGAAGGTGAGTTAAGAGAGTACCTAGAAAACTTAATCAATGAATTAGATTTGACTAATCAGGTATTCCTTTTAGGTTATAGGGGAAATGTTAGTGAATATTTATCCCTTTCAGATTGTTATGCTTTCCCATCTCTGCAAGAGGGGTTACCAGCTTCTTTGATGGAAGCAATGTCTATAGGTCTTCCCTGTGTGGTTTCTGATATACGAGGGAACAATGATTTAATAGATGACACATTAGGAGGTTATATGTGTGATGCTAAAAATGCGAAGTGCTACACAAAATCTCTTGAAAGTCTAATCTATAGACCTACCGAAGCTTATCAAATAGGACAATATAATATAAAAAAAATAAAATCCTTTAGTATTGTTGTCGTAAATTCTGAAATGAAACAAATTTATTATGATAATAAGGACGCTTTTTAA
- a CDS encoding glycosyltransferase: MRIILLRSNAVNPDSRVEKEVNSLNKNHSVKILAWDRSKSTDSKAELKLKQSRSEIYRFGISAEFGAGFKKNLLPLIKFQVKLFKWLVLNRDEYDVIHACDFDTALTGMIASKLLRKKLVYDIFDYYVDAFSVPPIFKEFIKKLDNLVINTANAVIICTEKRKHQIEGTSPKYLAVIHNTPDVDLDLKEHKNINNNILRLCYVGILQEGRFLRELGESMKKHKNLELHIGGFGQLSEYFLKLADTTSNVIFYGKLSYEDTLALENNCDVLVAMYDPAIRNHNYAAPNKFYEGIALSKPLIMAFNTGVDNYVREYNIGWVINYDVNDFNYLLSKLTKEELNNKQDNLRKITNVFSWSEMERRLLSLYDEI; the protein is encoded by the coding sequence ATGAGAATTATTCTTCTACGAAGTAATGCTGTAAACCCTGACTCACGAGTAGAAAAAGAGGTAAATAGCTTAAATAAAAATCACTCTGTAAAAATATTAGCGTGGGACCGTTCTAAATCTACAGATAGTAAAGCTGAATTAAAACTAAAACAATCTAGGTCTGAAATATATCGTTTTGGTATTTCAGCAGAATTTGGAGCTGGTTTCAAGAAAAATCTACTGCCACTAATTAAATTTCAAGTCAAGTTATTTAAATGGTTGGTACTAAATAGGGATGAATATGATGTGATTCATGCCTGTGATTTTGATACGGCATTAACAGGAATGATTGCTTCTAAGCTATTACGAAAAAAATTAGTATATGACATATTTGATTATTATGTTGATGCATTTAGTGTGCCTCCCATTTTTAAGGAGTTCATAAAGAAACTTGATAATTTGGTTATTAATACGGCAAATGCAGTGATTATATGCACCGAAAAGAGAAAACATCAAATTGAAGGAACATCACCTAAATATCTTGCGGTTATTCATAATACACCAGATGTCGATTTAGATTTAAAAGAACATAAGAATATTAACAATAATATTTTAAGACTATGTTATGTTGGTATTCTTCAAGAGGGAAGATTTTTGAGGGAACTTGGAGAAAGTATGAAAAAACATAAGAACCTCGAACTTCATATAGGAGGTTTTGGGCAACTTTCTGAATATTTCCTAAAACTTGCAGACACAACTTCAAATGTCATATTTTATGGGAAGTTATCATATGAGGATACTTTGGCTTTAGAAAATAATTGTGATGTATTGGTGGCGATGTATGATCCCGCTATAAGGAACCACAATTATGCTGCACCTAATAAGTTTTATGAGGGTATTGCTTTAAGTAAGCCTTTAATAATGGCATTTAATACTGGTGTAGATAACTATGTAAGAGAATATAATATCGGTTGGGTAATAAATTATGATGTTAATGACTTTAATTATTTACTTTCAAAATTAACTAAAGAAGAACTTAATAATAAGCAGGATAATCTTAGAAAAATAACCAATGTTTTTTCATGGTCAGAAATGGAACGACGACTATTGAGTTTATATGATGAAATATAA
- a CDS encoding glycosyltransferase family 2 protein, whose product MKVSIIMPVYNKEKFIEKSINSVLNQNFEDFELIIIDDGSTDSSKKIIEQFIDSRIKYIYQKNQGVSVARNKGIEVSKGEYISFIDADDTYEKSFLKEMLNTIDINEVAYCGHNNIYANKQSLENIEFINGNILINYLKNRTTPHTNSWLIKKSLINRHQIRFNEKLNWGEDMLFFIEVILNSEQVACERYLTNYYRLETNNLSEDNLDKIEKDIQWQEKAMKKIYMNSIYPNQEEAVNIIKGYRMPAAIIYRLLSNLKLLDKKELAEYIVKYSEQLKSIKINNGLKSVKLLVLLFYLKVRAIY is encoded by the coding sequence GTGAAAGTCTCAATCATTATGCCTGTGTATAACAAAGAGAAATTTATAGAAAAATCAATAAATTCTGTTTTGAATCAAAATTTTGAAGATTTTGAGCTAATTATTATAGACGATGGTTCTACGGATTCTTCTAAAAAAATTATTGAACAATTTATAGATTCTAGAATAAAGTATATTTACCAAAAAAATCAGGGTGTTTCTGTTGCTAGAAATAAAGGAATTGAAGTGTCAAAGGGAGAATATATATCATTTATAGACGCTGATGATACCTACGAAAAATCTTTTTTAAAAGAAATGTTAAATACTATTGATATAAATGAGGTAGCTTATTGTGGTCACAATAATATCTATGCAAATAAGCAGTCATTAGAGAATATAGAATTTATAAATGGAAATATTTTAATAAATTATTTAAAAAATAGGACAACTCCCCATACTAATTCTTGGTTAATTAAAAAGTCTTTGATTAATCGACATCAGATTAGATTTAATGAAAAGTTAAATTGGGGAGAGGATATGCTGTTTTTTATAGAGGTAATTTTAAATTCGGAGCAAGTGGCATGTGAACGATATTTAACTAATTATTATAGATTAGAAACCAATAATTTAAGTGAAGATAATTTAGATAAAATTGAAAAAGATATTCAATGGCAAGAAAAAGCTATGAAAAAAATATATATGAATTCTATTTATCCTAATCAAGAGGAAGCTGTAAATATTATAAAAGGATATAGAATGCCAGCAGCCATTATATATAGACTATTAAGTAATTTAAAGCTTCTAGATAAGAAAGAACTAGCAGAATACATTGTAAAATATAGTGAACAACTAAAAAGTATAAAAATCAATAATGGCCTAAAGAGTGTAAAGCTTTTAGTTCTATTATTTTACTTAAAGGTGAGGGCGATATATTGA
- a CDS encoding O-antigen ligase family protein — MSTLVIGLVLYIFSFFKKTYLRENITYILILSGLLFLGAFNYITNDNTNLYGFIVSLISYGGVALSTLNYRLFPKLFKYLFWIPALFFVYHILIGGNANYVLLQSQNYVTIVLFLFLGYIYISDFQNNNMNLNLLELSVSLIIALWAQGRSGIISLVLLFVLTYITVLQKSSKIKMTRKFGYSLFLIICLVGVIVFALPHRERLLSRFYLVSISQTSHRLIMWIDYLKKISQSAKFFIFGAGENQFLGLISLYGHVHNSFLNIHSKFGLIGFVLILIMFYKAITFLYRNYRLLFVYFVCLLFRAFTDDIFPIYLGDFFLYYLIGLSIFKSKYLVLVSSQKAKVKIDET; from the coding sequence ATGTCTACATTAGTTATTGGATTAGTATTATATATATTTTCATTTTTTAAAAAGACATACTTACGCGAAAACATAACCTATATTTTAATATTAAGTGGATTATTATTTTTAGGGGCCTTCAATTATATTACAAATGACAATACAAATTTATACGGATTTATTGTTTCCTTAATTTCGTACGGTGGAGTTGCGTTATCTACATTGAACTATAGGTTGTTTCCGAAATTGTTCAAATATTTATTTTGGATTCCAGCCTTGTTCTTTGTATATCATATTCTAATAGGAGGGAATGCTAATTACGTTCTATTACAAAGTCAAAACTATGTAACTATTGTACTATTTTTGTTTTTAGGATACATATATATATCCGACTTTCAAAATAATAATATGAATTTGAATCTATTGGAGTTAAGTGTTAGTTTAATAATCGCCTTATGGGCTCAGGGACGATCGGGAATAATTTCTCTTGTATTATTGTTTGTGCTAACCTATATTACTGTGCTTCAAAAAAGTAGTAAAATAAAAATGACAAGAAAATTTGGTTATTCTCTCTTTCTAATCATATGTTTAGTTGGGGTAATAGTTTTTGCATTACCGCACAGAGAACGGCTTCTCTCCAGATTCTATTTGGTTTCTATTTCCCAAACTAGTCATAGGTTGATTATGTGGATAGATTACCTAAAGAAAATATCGCAATCGGCTAAGTTTTTTATATTTGGCGCAGGGGAAAATCAATTTCTTGGATTAATTTCACTATATGGCCATGTCCATAATTCATTTTTAAATATTCATAGCAAGTTTGGCTTGATTGGTTTCGTATTAATATTAATAATGTTTTATAAAGCCATTACTTTTTTATATAGAAATTATCGTTTGTTGTTTGTTTATTTTGTTTGCTTGTTATTTAGAGCGTTCACTGATGATATTTTCCCAATTTATTTAGGTGATTTCTTTTTATATTATTTAATAGGATTATCTATATTTAAGAGTAAGTACTTAGTATTAGTTAGCAGTCAGAAAGCAAAGGTTAAAATAGATGAAACGTAG
- a CDS encoding polysialyltransferase family glycosyltransferase, whose protein sequence is MKRRCFFCSTPYQIIVACQIVNQYYLDGFNDIYILNHFENHRDIAYRLKEVSIFDNVYTVPSIELELQAQNENRFIRLYSYCKNYLESHSILKKAGVQLHYDEVYFSYPSTIIKLFLLANRSIKINCFEDGTGSYFYEIESFFNKIDKLLLRGKKVANLFLFKPKYYSCKNNIQLIPIRTIDDDYKELYRRIFSYNSNHPLSNYIYFDVPSDLGDIAFKTELANILEGFQKKVGEKISVKLHPRSKVVEYQNSNQYQFLDSQVPWEIISMNHNLDDKVIISFFSTTQVSNKIIFDEEPYVIYLFEMKELSEYNILDYKAKTFTDKVEKDYKIRGKVYYPSNMEELEEISLLIKKELEDKNK, encoded by the coding sequence ATGAAACGTAGGTGCTTTTTTTGTTCAACACCGTATCAAATTATAGTTGCATGTCAAATTGTTAATCAATATTATTTAGACGGCTTTAATGATATATACATATTAAATCATTTTGAAAATCATAGAGATATCGCATATCGATTAAAAGAAGTCTCTATTTTTGATAATGTTTACACAGTTCCTAGTATTGAATTGGAATTACAAGCGCAAAATGAAAATAGATTTATCCGACTATATTCATATTGTAAAAATTATTTAGAATCTCATTCCATACTGAAAAAGGCAGGGGTCCAATTACATTATGATGAAGTGTATTTTTCTTATCCATCAACAATTATTAAATTATTTCTGCTTGCCAATAGAAGTATTAAAATAAATTGTTTTGAGGATGGGACCGGAAGCTACTTCTATGAGATTGAATCATTTTTTAACAAAATTGATAAATTATTATTGAGGGGTAAAAAGGTAGCAAATTTATTTTTATTTAAACCCAAATACTATTCCTGTAAAAATAATATTCAACTTATTCCAATTAGAACAATTGATGATGATTATAAAGAGTTGTATAGACGAATTTTTTCTTATAATAGTAATCATCCGTTAAGCAACTATATATATTTCGATGTGCCTTCTGATTTGGGTGATATAGCTTTTAAAACAGAATTAGCAAATATATTAGAAGGTTTCCAAAAAAAGGTAGGAGAAAAAATCAGTGTAAAGCTTCATCCGAGAAGTAAAGTAGTAGAGTATCAGAACAGTAACCAGTATCAATTTTTAGATAGTCAAGTACCTTGGGAAATAATAAGCATGAACCATAACTTAGATGATAAAGTAATTATTTCGTTTTTTTCCACTACTCAAGTTTCAAACAAAATAATTTTTGATGAGGAACCTTATGTTATTTATCTATTCGAAATGAAAGAATTATCTGAATATAATATTTTAGATTATAAAGCTAAAACCTTTACTGATAAGGTGGAGAAGGACTATAAAATTAGAGGGAAAGTATACTATCCATCTAATATGGAAGAACTAGAGGAAATTTCATTACTTATAAAAAAAGAGTTAGAAGATAAAAATAAGTGA
- a CDS encoding lipopolysaccharide biosynthesis protein — MKNVITNSSIYTVTSILQKAIGFFLLPIYTIYLTPEDYGITGVVNALTALLSLLFTLSLNSSVQRYYYIYDDRPVERQYFFGTIILTVLANSLFLGFLLIIFKDILILPFVNNIQFYPYIFIGILTIIVNPIYTIYQTLLQTMEMAKDFALNSLLNFISLISLNLIFIIVFRLGATGQLLSYLIVGLIFGLYSLYSLVKKRIIKIGFSIEYLREGLSYSIPLLPHLLSTNIANLVSRLFLNNQVSTSGVGLFNLSSQIMLIIDTLQMSVNSAYIPWFYGLMNKGREEHYQVIKFADIICRGYLFISLGVLFFAKEVIILFTADAYHLAWTIVPIMLIAYQIRSIYLFFINTLFYNTRGSRFIFFASLSGSLLNIIVSAKYTETFGIQTPAIAILIQNLFMAGLAIYMSNKIEPVAFGLKKMVSYVLLLIVISLGIYHLDSQAMLSINWSWTFIKLILIIAIFPCLFYSDIKQMVSNYRGK; from the coding sequence ATGAAGAATGTAATTACAAATTCAAGTATTTATACTGTTACATCAATTTTACAAAAAGCAATTGGATTTTTTCTTTTGCCCATCTATACAATTTATTTAACTCCTGAGGATTACGGGATAACGGGAGTGGTTAATGCTTTAACGGCTTTGTTAAGCTTGTTATTTACTCTATCCTTAAATAGCTCTGTTCAGCGCTACTATTATATTTATGATGATAGACCAGTTGAAAGACAATATTTTTTCGGGACTATTATTTTAACAGTACTTGCGAACAGTTTATTTTTAGGGTTTTTACTTATTATTTTTAAAGATATTCTAATTTTGCCTTTCGTTAATAATATACAATTCTATCCTTATATATTTATAGGCATCTTAACTATAATTGTAAATCCTATTTACACGATCTATCAAACACTCTTACAGACGATGGAGATGGCAAAGGACTTTGCTCTTAATAGTTTGCTTAATTTCATTAGTCTAATATCATTAAATTTAATTTTCATCATTGTTTTTAGACTAGGAGCAACAGGACAGTTACTATCTTACCTAATAGTTGGCTTAATCTTTGGATTATATAGTCTATATTCGTTAGTGAAAAAAAGGATTATAAAAATAGGTTTCAGTATTGAATATTTAAGAGAAGGTCTGTCTTACTCTATCCCGCTGTTACCCCATTTATTATCTACTAACATTGCTAATTTAGTTTCAAGATTATTTCTAAATAATCAAGTTTCAACATCGGGTGTTGGTTTATTTAATTTATCATCTCAAATAATGTTAATAATTGATACTTTACAGATGAGTGTTAACAGTGCCTATATTCCTTGGTTTTATGGTCTTATGAACAAAGGCAGGGAAGAGCACTATCAGGTCATAAAATTTGCAGATATTATATGTAGAGGATATCTATTTATTAGTTTAGGGGTTCTTTTTTTTGCCAAAGAAGTGATTATTTTATTCACGGCAGATGCTTATCATTTAGCTTGGACGATCGTTCCTATTATGTTAATTGCCTATCAGATTAGATCAATCTACTTATTTTTTATTAATACCTTATTTTATAATACTCGAGGCTCTAGATTTATTTTTTTTGCTAGTTTATCTGGCAGTTTATTAAATATTATAGTATCCGCAAAATATACAGAAACTTTTGGAATTCAAACGCCAGCAATAGCTATATTAATCCAGAATCTATTTATGGCGGGATTAGCTATTTATATGTCAAATAAAATTGAACCAGTAGCCTTTGGTTTAAAAAAAATGGTTAGCTATGTCCTCCTACTAATAGTAATATCTCTAGGAATCTATCATTTGGATAGCCAAGCAATGCTATCCATTAACTGGTCTTGGACATTTATTAAACTAATATTGATTATTGCTATCTTTCCATGTTTATTTTACTCAGATATAAAACAAATGGTTTCTAACTATAGAGGGAAGTAA
- a CDS encoding acetyltransferase produces MKKLYIIGAGGYAKSVLDSLSQYLYDFQGFIDDYKNGSHLGYPILGKNLDIIDDATDCRFFIAIGDNKKRAYWYNQLKEHEFKLINVIDSSAIVSNSAKLGEGCFIGKMAIVNAMVTIGNNCIINTKALVEHGVTLDNHINISTSTVINGDVHIQNGSFIGSSSVVNGQLTIGKETMVGSGAVVISDVKDYQTVVGVPARVIKERKNG; encoded by the coding sequence ATGAAAAAATTATATATTATAGGAGCGGGAGGTTATGCTAAATCAGTTCTTGATTCACTAAGTCAATATTTATATGACTTTCAAGGATTTATTGATGATTATAAAAACGGCAGCCATCTTGGATACCCTATACTCGGCAAAAACCTTGATATTATTGATGATGCAACCGATTGTCGCTTTTTTATTGCAATTGGTGATAATAAAAAAAGGGCTTATTGGTATAATCAGTTAAAAGAACATGAATTTAAGTTAATCAATGTTATTGATAGTAGCGCTATTGTATCTAATTCAGCTAAATTAGGAGAGGGTTGCTTTATAGGGAAAATGGCAATTGTTAACGCCATGGTTACTATTGGCAATAATTGCATTATTAATACTAAAGCTTTGGTTGAACATGGTGTAACATTAGATAACCATATTAACATCTCAACGAGTACTGTTATAAACGGCGATGTGCATATACAAAATGGAAGTTTTATAGGAAGTAGTTCAGTTGTTAATGGTCAATTGACTATCGGGAAAGAGACGATGGTCGGATCAGGCGCTGTGGTGATTAGTGATGTGAAAGACTATCAAACAGTAGTAGGAGTTCCTGCTAGAGTGATAAAGGAGAGAAAAAATGGATAA
- the neuB gene encoding N-acetylneuraminate synthase, with product MDKSIFIIAEIGCNHNGSFELAKTLVEKAAETGVNAVKFQTFKANQLISKYAPKAEYQKETTGEDDSQLEMTAKLEMSVDDYLLLKEYAESLGLIVFSTAFDMDSIDELENIGQNIWKVPSGEITNLPYLERISKISVDNKKIILSTGMATIEEIEKAVDILNPGSNEITILHCNTEYPTPDTDVNITAINELKAVFPNHQVGFSDHSVGATAAIMSVALGASVIEKHFTLHKDLPGPDHHASATPDELAELVAHVRRAEVMYGVGNKIVTPSENKNKIVARKSIIAKSAIKKGDVFTEENITTKRPGNGISPMYWHQILGLKSENDFEEDQVIIDSRFEWEIPNE from the coding sequence ATGGATAAATCTATTTTTATAATCGCAGAGATTGGATGCAATCATAATGGAAGCTTTGAATTAGCTAAAACTCTGGTTGAAAAGGCAGCTGAAACTGGTGTGAATGCAGTTAAATTTCAAACTTTTAAAGCTAATCAGCTAATTTCTAAATACGCACCAAAAGCTGAATATCAGAAAGAGACAACGGGTGAAGATGATTCGCAGCTTGAAATGACAGCTAAATTAGAGATGTCAGTCGATGATTACCTACTTCTAAAAGAATATGCCGAATCTCTAGGTCTTATTGTATTTTCTACGGCATTTGATATGGATTCTATCGATGAACTAGAAAATATTGGACAAAATATTTGGAAGGTACCATCAGGTGAAATTACCAACCTTCCTTATTTAGAAAGAATTTCTAAAATTAGCGTTGATAATAAAAAAATAATTCTATCTACTGGAATGGCAACAATTGAAGAGATTGAGAAGGCTGTTGATATTTTAAATCCAGGTTCTAACGAGATTACAATTCTTCATTGTAATACTGAGTATCCAACACCGGATACGGATGTCAATATTACAGCCATTAATGAACTTAAGGCAGTTTTTCCCAATCATCAAGTTGGGTTTTCTGATCATTCAGTGGGTGCTACAGCAGCTATCATGTCTGTTGCATTAGGAGCTAGTGTAATTGAAAAGCACTTTACTCTTCATAAAGATTTACCTGGACCAGACCACCATGCATCAGCTACACCAGATGAACTAGCAGAACTGGTGGCTCATGTGCGTAGAGCTGAAGTGATGTATGGGGTTGGCAATAAGATTGTAACACCATCAGAAAATAAGAATAAAATAGTTGCAAGAAAATCGATTATTGCTAAATCTGCGATTAAGAAAGGCGACGTCTTTACTGAAGAAAATATCACGACAAAACGACCAGGAAATGGTATTAGTCCGATGTATTGGCATCAAATATTAGGGCTAAAATCTGAAAATGACTTTGAAGAGGACCAAGTGATTATTGATTCAAGATTCGAATGGGAGATACCTAATGAATAA
- a CDS encoding cytidylyltransferase domain-containing protein has protein sequence MNNIAIIPARSGSKGLSDKNIINLKGKPLMTYTIEAALESGCFLNSVYVSTDSLEYAQIARDFGAKVIMRGARESSDQASSFMVIEHALKEIGEQVDTFCLLQPTSPLRTAQHIREAYSQLTSDMDFCVSVTKSDKNSQLIKPVEDGTLANFTGDFKNYARQKYDEYYPNGAIYIARPNAYLSKGDFFGKKSRAYLMDKSASIDIDGASDLIEAISILSQRNSREEQLVKTKRRIEEKLNQVALTGDLLFIGHSVLDMFPNSKIGEYEIVNLGISGACTKDLNNYLIDNLMSTGHIKKLLIMVGINDLKQEYRLEEFRHELLRLLDNIADKFPDIKIYLSLVMHNNGNVFVSNTEIDNFNQVILEEAKKFDAQIYRWNSFYNDYGKVCYCYSKDGVHLTEKGYELFTKEFLSALRGEIDV, from the coding sequence ATGAATAATATAGCAATTATACCTGCAAGATCAGGCTCTAAAGGCTTATCAGACAAAAATATTATTAATCTTAAAGGAAAACCTCTGATGACTTACACAATTGAAGCAGCTCTTGAATCGGGCTGCTTTTTAAATAGTGTTTATGTTTCTACTGACTCCTTGGAATATGCACAAATTGCAAGAGATTTTGGAGCTAAAGTTATTATGAGAGGAGCGCGTGAATCTTCTGATCAAGCCAGTTCATTTATGGTTATTGAGCACGCGCTTAAAGAAATTGGGGAGCAAGTTGATACATTTTGCTTGTTACAACCTACATCTCCTTTACGAACTGCCCAACATATTCGGGAGGCCTATAGCCAATTGACCTCCGATATGGATTTTTGTGTATCGGTTACTAAGTCTGATAAGAATAGCCAATTAATAAAACCAGTTGAAGATGGGACTTTAGCTAATTTTACGGGTGATTTTAAAAATTATGCACGTCAAAAGTATGATGAATACTATCCTAATGGTGCAATTTATATTGCTAGACCTAATGCATATTTATCTAAAGGCGATTTTTTCGGTAAAAAGTCTAGAGCCTATCTTATGGATAAATCAGCTTCTATTGATATTGATGGCGCGAGTGATTTAATTGAAGCAATAAGTATTCTTTCTCAGAGAAATTCCAGAGAAGAACAGTTGGTAAAAACTAAACGGCGTATAGAAGAAAAATTGAATCAAGTAGCTCTCACTGGAGACTTATTGTTTATAGGGCATTCAGTACTTGATATGTTTCCTAATAGTAAAATTGGGGAATATGAAATTGTAAATTTGGGTATCAGTGGAGCTTGTACTAAAGATTTGAATAATTATTTAATAGATAATCTAATGAGCACAGGCCATATAAAGAAACTTCTGATAATGGTAGGTATCAATGATCTTAAACAAGAGTATAGATTAGAGGAATTTAGGCATGAGTTGCTGAGGCTATTAGATAATATTGCCGATAAATTTCCTGACATTAAGATTTATTTATCTTTAGTTATGCACAATAATGGTAATGTTTTTGTTTCTAACACTGAAATAGATAATTTTAATCAAGTTATTCTCGAAGAAGCTAAAAAGTTTGATGCTCAGATATACCGCTGGAATAGCTTTTACAACGATTACGGCAAAGTTTGCTATTGCTACTCTAAGGATGGTGTCCACTTGACAGAAAAGGGATATGAGCTTTTTACAAAAGAATTTTTGTCTGCACTGAGAGGAGAAATTGATGTATAG